A single Tenacibaculum sp. 190524A02b DNA region contains:
- a CDS encoding helix-turn-helix domain-containing protein yields MVGDLKNEREALVLDAFLNDENNTVPAISKKLGFDERTVSRVINKYIKNLTINE; encoded by the coding sequence ATGGTTGGTGATTTAAAAAATGAAAGAGAAGCTTTGGTTTTGGATGCTTTTCTAAATGATGAGAATAATACAGTTCCTGCAATTTCAAAAAAGTTGGGATTTGACGAAAGAACAGTGTCTAGAGTAATTAATAAGTATATAAAAAATTTAACGATTAATGAGTAG